A window from Primulina eburnea isolate SZY01 chromosome 2, ASM2296580v1, whole genome shotgun sequence encodes these proteins:
- the LOC140817700 gene encoding auxin response factor 18-like, with translation MITFIESKEMVKETEKCLDSQLWHACAGSMVQMLPVNSKVFYFPQGHAEQASGNVDYRNFPRLPAYVPCTISAIKFMADLETDEVFSKIRLVPISDDVDFDDKGVLGINGPENQEKSTSFVKTLTQSDANNGGGFSVPRYCAEIIFPRLDCTADLPVQTILAKDVHGETWKFRHVYRGAPRRHLLTTGWTSFVNHKKLVAGDSVVFLRAGNGDLCVGIRRAKRGIEIPSGWNPAGGNSTMPYGGFSTFLRDDENKLARIGNGVGNGSLIGRERVKVETVIEAATLAASGQPFEVIYYPRASTPEFCVKASLVKAALQIRWSSGIRFKMAFETEDSSRISWFMGTILSVQVADPIRWPDSPWRLLQVTWDEPDLLQNVKRVSPWLVELVSNMPGIHISPFSPPQKKLRLPHESDLPLDSQLTFPFLSGNNLLLGSSIPFVCREDNTPAGMQGARHARYGLSSDFHLSKLEPGLFPVGFNQAVVPTGTPIPYIATKPGNIENISCSLTMGNSTQCSKLSDVLKATPFVLFGQPILTEKQMCTSCGSDTVSSIHAGNGSTSPADKTGNGSDGSGSNQNDALEHTSCDGLNLETGVFFESEDMGRTMDLSLVSSYDELYRNLEDMFGVQISDPLNDVLYWDAKGAVKQLSEEPFSNFKMAAKRLRILTKFTLPERRSVDS, from the exons ATGATTACCTTTATAGAATCGAAGGAAATGGTGAAAGAAACTGAAAAATGTTTGGACTCTCAGTTATGGCATGCTTGTGCCGGTAGCATGGTGCAAATGCTGCCGGTTAACTCGAAAGTGTTTTACTTTCCTCAGGGACATGCTGAGCAGGCTTCTGGAAATGTCGATTACAGGAATTTTCCTAGGCTTCCTGCTTACGTACCGTGTACAATTTCTGCAATCAAATTCATGGCAGATCTCGAAACAGATGAGGTTTTTTCGAAAATTCGTCTGGTTCCGATTAGCGatgatgttgattttgatgataaaggGGTTTTAGGGATTAATGGGCCTGAGAATCAAGAAAAATCCACTTCGTTTGTCAAGACATTAACACAATCTGATGCCAACAACGGTGGGGGCTTTTCGGTTCCTAGGTATTGCGCAGAGATAATTTTTCCTAGGCTGGATTGCACAGCGGATCTTCCGGTTCAGACAATTCTTGCCAAGGATGTTCATGGTGAAACTTGGAAATTCAGGCATGTTTACAGAGGGGCACCTAGGCGACATCTCTTGACCACGGGGTGGACTAGTTTTGTGAACCATAAGAAGTTGGTGGCTGGCGATTCCGTAGTGTTTCTGAGGGCCGGAAACGGCGATCTTTGCGTTGGGATTAGGCGTGCAAAGAGGGGAATTGAGATTCCATCAGGATGGAATCCAGCTGGGGGGAATTCTACCATGCCTTATGGAGGGTTTTCGACTTTCTTGAGGGATGATGAGAATAAGTTGGCAAGAATTGGTAATGGGGTTGGGAATGGAAGTTTGATCGGTAGAGAACGAGTGAAGGTAGAAACGGTAATTGAAGCTGCCACTCTTGCCGCCAGTGGACAACCCTTTGAGGTTATTTACTACCCTCGAGCTAGCACGCCCGAGTTCTGTGTTAAAGCTTCTCTTGTAAAGGCCGCATTGCAAATACGTTGGAGCTCGGGTATCAGGTTCAAGATGGCATTTGAAACAGAAGATTCATCGCGTATAAGTTGGTTTATGGGAACCATATTGTCAGTCCAGGTTGCTGACCCAATTCGCTGGCCTGATTCTCCTTGGAGGCTTCTGCAG gtgacttgGGATGAACCTGACCTACTCCAAAATGTGAAACGTGTCAGCCCATGGCTTGTAGAGTTAGTATCAAACATGCCGGGCATTCATATCTCGCCTTTTTCACCTCCGCAAAAGAAATTAAGACTACCTCATGAATCAGATCTCCCACTTGACTCCCAACTTACGTTCCCATTTCTTTCAGGCAACAATCTCCTACTTGGGTCCAGCATCCCCTTTGTTTGTCGTGAAGACAACACTCCTGCTGGCATGCAGGGAGCCAGGCATGCTCGATATGGATTATCATCAGATTTTCATCTCAGTAAACTGGAACCAGGTTTGTTTCCAGTCGGCTTCAATCAAGCTGTTGTACCTACCGGAACCCCGATTCCCTACATAGCCACCAAGCCTGGCAATATTGAGAACATTTCTTGCTCACTGACCATGGGAAATTCGACTCAGTGTTCAAAGCTATCTGATGTTTTGAAGGCAACCCCTTTTGTGCTTTTTGGTCAACCAATACTAACAGAGAAGCAAATGTGTACTAGCTGTGGTAGCGACACTGTTTCTTCAATCCATGCGGGTAACGGTTCTACTAGCCCTGCTGATAAAACAGGAAATGGTTCAGATGGATCTGGTTCGAATCAGAATGATGCACTGGAACACACTTCATGTGATGGTCTGAATCTTGAAACCGGTGTTTTCTTTGAATCTGAGGATATGGGTCGCACCATGGACCTTTCTTTGGTCAGTTCATATGACGAACTTTATAGAAATCTGGAAGATATGTTTGGGGTCCAAATTTCAGATCCACTGAATGACGTCCTGTATTGGGACGCCAAAGGTGCAGTCAAGCAACTCAGTGAAGAACCATTTAG TAACTTCAAGATGGCCGCTAAAAGGTTGAGGATTTTAACGAAATTCACATTGCCAGAACGCAGGAGTGTGGACTCGTGA